From the Homo sapiens chromosome 1, GRCh38.p14 Primary Assembly genome, one window contains:
- the NUAK2 gene encoding NUAK family SNF1-like kinase 2, with protein sequence MESLVFARRSGPTPSAAELARPLAEGLIKSPKPLMKKQAVKRHHHKHNLRHRYEFLETLGKGTYGKVKKARESSGRLVAIKSIRKDKIKDEQDLMHIRREIEIMSSLNHPHIIAIHEVFENSSKIVIVMEYASRGDLYDYISERQQLSEREARHFFRQIVSAVHYCHQNRVVHRDLKLENILLDANGNIKIADFGLSNLYHQGKFLQTFCGSPLYASPEIVNGKPYTGPEVDSWSLGVLLYILVHGTMPFDGHDHKILVKQISNGAYREPPKPSDACGLIRWLLMVNPTRRATLEDVASHWWVNWGYATRVGEQEAPHEGGHPGSDSARASMADWLRRSSRPLLENGAKVCSFFKQHAPGGGSTTPGLERQHSLKKSRKENDMAQSLHSDTADDTAHRPGKSNLKLPKGILKKKVSASAEGVQEDPPELSPIPASPGQAAPLLPKKGILKKPRQRESGYYSSPEPSESGELLDAGDVFVSGDPKEQKPPQASGLLLHRKGILKLNGKFSQTALELAAPTTFGSLDELAPPRPLARASRPSGAVSEDSILSSESFDQLDLPERLPEPPLRGCVSVDNLTGLEEPPSEGPGSCLRRWRQDPLGDSCFSLTDCQEVTATYRQALRVCSKLT encoded by the exons ATGGAGTCGCTGGTTTTCGCGCGGCGCTCCGGCCCCACTCCCTCGGCCGCAGAGCTAGCCCGGCCGCTGGCGGAAGGGCTGATCAAGTCGCCCAAGCCCCTAATGAAGAAGCAGGCGGTGAAGCGGCACCACCACAAGCACAACCTGCGGCACCGCTACGAGTTCCTGGAGACCCTGGGCAAAGGCACCTACGGGAAGGTGAAGAAGGCGCGGGAGAGCTCGGGGCGCCTG GTGGCCATCAAGTCAATCCGGAAGGACAAAATCAAAGATGAGCAAGATCTGATGCACATACGGAGGGAGATTGAGATCATGTCATCACTCAACCACCCTCACATCATTGCCATCCATGAAG TGTTTGAGAACAGCAGCAAGATCGTGATCGTCATGGAGTATGCCAGCCGGGGCGACCTTTATGACTACATCAGCGAGCGGCAGCAGCTCAGTGAGCGCGAAGCTAGGCATTTCTTCCGGCAGATCGTCTCTGCCGTGCACTATTGCCATCAG AACAGAGTTGTCCACCGAGATCTCAAGCTGGAGAACATCCTCTTGGATGCCAATGGGAATATCAAG ATTGCTGACTTCGGTCTCTCCAACCTCTACCATCAAGGCAAGTTCCTGCAGACATTCTGTGGGAGCCCCCTCTATGCCTCGCCAGAGATTGTCAATGGGAAGCCCTACACAGGCCCAGAG GTGGACAGCTGGTCCCTGGGTGTTCTCCTCTACATCCTGGTGCATGGCACCATGCCCTTTGATGGGCATGACCATAAGATCCTAGTGAAACAGATCAGCAACGGGGCCTACCGGGAGCCACCTAAACCCTCTG ATGCCTGTGGCCTGATCCGGTGGCTGTTGATGGTGAACCCCACCCGCCGGGCCACCCTGGAGGATGTGGCCAGTCACTGGTGGGTCAACTGGGGCTACGCCACCCGAGTGGGAGAGCAGGAGGCTCCGCATGAGGGTGGGCACCCTGGCAGTGACTCTGCCCGCGCCTCCATGGCTGACTGGCTCCGGCGTTCCTCCCGCCCCCTCCTGGAGAATGGGGCCAAGGTGTGCAGCTTCTTCAAGCAGCATGCACCTGGTGGGGGAAGCACCACCCCTGGCCTGGAGCGCCAGCATTCGCTCAAGAAGTCCCGCAAGGAGAATGACATGGCCCAGTCTCTCCACAGTGACACGGCTGATGACACTGCCCATCGCCCTGGCAAGAGCAACCTCAAGCTGCCAAAGGGCATTCTCAAGAAGAAGGTGTCAGCCTCTGCAGAAGGGGTACAGGAGGACCCTCCGGAGCTCAGCCCAATCCCTGCGAGCCCAGGGCAGGCTGCCCCCCTGCTCCCCAAGAAGGGCATTCTCAAGAAGCCCCGACAGCGCGAGTCTGGCTACTACTCCTCTCCCGAGCCCAGTGAATCTGGGGAGCTCTTGGACGCAGGCGACGTGTTTGTGAGTGGGGATCCCAAGGAGCAGAAGCCTCCGCAAGCTTCAGGGCTGCTCCTCCATCGCAAAGGCATCCTCAAACTCAATGGCAAGTTCTCCCAGACAGCCTTGGAGCTCGCGGCCCCCACCACCTTCGGCTCCCTGGATGAACTCGCCCCACCTCGCCCCCTGGCCCGGGCCAGCCGACCCTCAGGGGCTGTGAGCGAGGACAGCATCCTGTCCTCTGAGTCCTTTGACCAGCTGGACTTGCCTGAACGGCTCCCAGAGCCCCCACTGCGGGGCTGTGTGTCTGTGGACAACCTCACGGGGCTTGAGGAGCCCCCCTCAGAGGGCCCTGGAAGCTGCCTGAGGCGCTGGCGGCAGGATCCTTTGGGGGACAGCTGCTTTTCCCTGACAGACTGCCAGGAGGTGACAGCGACCTACCGACAGGCACTGAGGGTCTGCTCAAAGCTCACCTGA
- the NUAK2 gene encoding NUAK family SNF1-like kinase 2 isoform X1, whose amino-acid sequence MPAGATFMTTSASGSSSVSAKLGISSGRSSLPCTIAIRVVHRDLKLENILLDANGNIKIADFGLSNLYHQGKFLQTFCGSPLYASPEIVNGKPYTGPEVDSWSLGVLLYILVHGTMPFDGHDHKILVKQISNGAYREPPKPSDACGLIRWLLMVNPTRRATLEDVASHWWVNWGYATRVGEQEAPHEGGHPGSDSARASMADWLRRSSRPLLENGAKVCSFFKQHAPGGGSTTPGLERQHSLKKSRKENDMAQSLHSDTADDTAHRPGKSNLKLPKGILKKKVSASAEGVQEDPPELSPIPASPGQAAPLLPKKGILKKPRQRESGYYSSPEPSESGELLDAGDVFVSGDPKEQKPPQASGLLLHRKGILKLNGKFSQTALELAAPTTFGSLDELAPPRPLARASRPSGAVSEDSILSSESFDQLDLPERLPEPPLRGCVSVDNLTGLEEPPSEGPGSCLRRWRQDPLGDSCFSLTDCQEVTATYRQALRVCSKLT is encoded by the exons ATGCCAGCCGGGGCGACCTTTATGACTACATCAGCGAGCGGCAGCAGCTCAGTGAGCGCGAAGCTAGGCATTTCTTCCGGCAGATCGTCTCTGCCGTGCACTATTGCCATCAG AGTTGTCCACCGAGATCTCAAGCTGGAGAACATCCTCTTGGATGCCAATGGGAATATCAAG ATTGCTGACTTCGGTCTCTCCAACCTCTACCATCAAGGCAAGTTCCTGCAGACATTCTGTGGGAGCCCCCTCTATGCCTCGCCAGAGATTGTCAATGGGAAGCCCTACACAGGCCCAGAG GTGGACAGCTGGTCCCTGGGTGTTCTCCTCTACATCCTGGTGCATGGCACCATGCCCTTTGATGGGCATGACCATAAGATCCTAGTGAAACAGATCAGCAACGGGGCCTACCGGGAGCCACCTAAACCCTCTG ATGCCTGTGGCCTGATCCGGTGGCTGTTGATGGTGAACCCCACCCGCCGGGCCACCCTGGAGGATGTGGCCAGTCACTGGTGGGTCAACTGGGGCTACGCCACCCGAGTGGGAGAGCAGGAGGCTCCGCATGAGGGTGGGCACCCTGGCAGTGACTCTGCCCGCGCCTCCATGGCTGACTGGCTCCGGCGTTCCTCCCGCCCCCTCCTGGAGAATGGGGCCAAGGTGTGCAGCTTCTTCAAGCAGCATGCACCTGGTGGGGGAAGCACCACCCCTGGCCTGGAGCGCCAGCATTCGCTCAAGAAGTCCCGCAAGGAGAATGACATGGCCCAGTCTCTCCACAGTGACACGGCTGATGACACTGCCCATCGCCCTGGCAAGAGCAACCTCAAGCTGCCAAAGGGCATTCTCAAGAAGAAGGTGTCAGCCTCTGCAGAAGGGGTACAGGAGGACCCTCCGGAGCTCAGCCCAATCCCTGCGAGCCCAGGGCAGGCTGCCCCCCTGCTCCCCAAGAAGGGCATTCTCAAGAAGCCCCGACAGCGCGAGTCTGGCTACTACTCCTCTCCCGAGCCCAGTGAATCTGGGGAGCTCTTGGACGCAGGCGACGTGTTTGTGAGTGGGGATCCCAAGGAGCAGAAGCCTCCGCAAGCTTCAGGGCTGCTCCTCCATCGCAAAGGCATCCTCAAACTCAATGGCAAGTTCTCCCAGACAGCCTTGGAGCTCGCGGCCCCCACCACCTTCGGCTCCCTGGATGAACTCGCCCCACCTCGCCCCCTGGCCCGGGCCAGCCGACCCTCAGGGGCTGTGAGCGAGGACAGCATCCTGTCCTCTGAGTCCTTTGACCAGCTGGACTTGCCTGAACGGCTCCCAGAGCCCCCACTGCGGGGCTGTGTGTCTGTGGACAACCTCACGGGGCTTGAGGAGCCCCCCTCAGAGGGCCCTGGAAGCTGCCTGAGGCGCTGGCGGCAGGATCCTTTGGGGGACAGCTGCTTTTCCCTGACAGACTGCCAGGAGGTGACAGCGACCTACCGACAGGCACTGAGGGTCTGCTCAAAGCTCACCTGA
- the NUAK2 gene encoding NUAK family SNF1-like kinase 2 isoform X2, whose translation MPFDGHDHKILVKQISNGAYREPPKPSDACGLIRWLLMVNPTRRATLEDVASHWWVNWGYATRVGEQEAPHEGGHPGSDSARASMADWLRRSSRPLLENGAKVCSFFKQHAPGGGSTTPGLERQHSLKKSRKENDMAQSLHSDTADDTAHRPGKSNLKLPKGILKKKVSASAEGVQEDPPELSPIPASPGQAAPLLPKKGILKKPRQRESGYYSSPEPSESGELLDAGDVFVSGDPKEQKPPQASGLLLHRKGILKLNGKFSQTALELAAPTTFGSLDELAPPRPLARASRPSGAVSEDSILSSESFDQLDLPERLPEPPLRGCVSVDNLTGLEEPPSEGPGSCLRRWRQDPLGDSCFSLTDCQEVTATYRQALRVCSKLT comes from the exons ATGCCCTTTGATGGGCATGACCATAAGATCCTAGTGAAACAGATCAGCAACGGGGCCTACCGGGAGCCACCTAAACCCTCTG ATGCCTGTGGCCTGATCCGGTGGCTGTTGATGGTGAACCCCACCCGCCGGGCCACCCTGGAGGATGTGGCCAGTCACTGGTGGGTCAACTGGGGCTACGCCACCCGAGTGGGAGAGCAGGAGGCTCCGCATGAGGGTGGGCACCCTGGCAGTGACTCTGCCCGCGCCTCCATGGCTGACTGGCTCCGGCGTTCCTCCCGCCCCCTCCTGGAGAATGGGGCCAAGGTGTGCAGCTTCTTCAAGCAGCATGCACCTGGTGGGGGAAGCACCACCCCTGGCCTGGAGCGCCAGCATTCGCTCAAGAAGTCCCGCAAGGAGAATGACATGGCCCAGTCTCTCCACAGTGACACGGCTGATGACACTGCCCATCGCCCTGGCAAGAGCAACCTCAAGCTGCCAAAGGGCATTCTCAAGAAGAAGGTGTCAGCCTCTGCAGAAGGGGTACAGGAGGACCCTCCGGAGCTCAGCCCAATCCCTGCGAGCCCAGGGCAGGCTGCCCCCCTGCTCCCCAAGAAGGGCATTCTCAAGAAGCCCCGACAGCGCGAGTCTGGCTACTACTCCTCTCCCGAGCCCAGTGAATCTGGGGAGCTCTTGGACGCAGGCGACGTGTTTGTGAGTGGGGATCCCAAGGAGCAGAAGCCTCCGCAAGCTTCAGGGCTGCTCCTCCATCGCAAAGGCATCCTCAAACTCAATGGCAAGTTCTCCCAGACAGCCTTGGAGCTCGCGGCCCCCACCACCTTCGGCTCCCTGGATGAACTCGCCCCACCTCGCCCCCTGGCCCGGGCCAGCCGACCCTCAGGGGCTGTGAGCGAGGACAGCATCCTGTCCTCTGAGTCCTTTGACCAGCTGGACTTGCCTGAACGGCTCCCAGAGCCCCCACTGCGGGGCTGTGTGTCTGTGGACAACCTCACGGGGCTTGAGGAGCCCCCCTCAGAGGGCCCTGGAAGCTGCCTGAGGCGCTGGCGGCAGGATCCTTTGGGGGACAGCTGCTTTTCCCTGACAGACTGCCAGGAGGTGACAGCGACCTACCGACAGGCACTGAGGGTCTGCTCAAAGCTCACCTGA